In one window of Clarias gariepinus isolate MV-2021 ecotype Netherlands chromosome 10, CGAR_prim_01v2, whole genome shotgun sequence DNA:
- the LOC128531461 gene encoding uncharacterized protein LOC128531461, with amino-acid sequence MPYTHLRLKTLMLLRITVMLFIKTSPAQTDDVTQSNPLITADVGQNVTLHCVRLQEDTSGSFVWYQQKVGHKPRVILSVQHESPSYENEFKPPRFSIQKEKQSCDLSITNVEPSDEAMYYCGYRKFLTRFGNGTFLSVKGDEDVKLSVFQSSVLDSVPAGASVTLQCSVLSESRAAELQVLWFRAAPPQSHPQIIYTHHNSSHQCESGSSTHTCVYNLSKNILSLNDTGTYYCAVAACGKIIFGNGTRVQLKSIDPVVICLSAALGVCVAVIFAHFITCKWRKFEHYSEISQNSMVKTAPDQCHGAMELNFAALHLHKKGKKERAYDVHTEVIYSPFS; translated from the exons ATGCCGTACACACACCTCAGACTGAAGACGCTGATGCTGCTGCGGATTACAGTGAtgctttttattaaaacca GTCCTGCACAGACAGATGATGTCACTCAGTCGAATCCACTGATCACTGCTGACGTTGGACAGAATGTGACTCTGCACTGCGTTCGACTGCAAGAAGATACCTCCGGATCCTTCGTTTGGTACCAGCAAAAAGTCGGACACAAACCTCGTGTAATACTCTCAGTGCAACATGAATCGCCCAGCTATGAAAATGAGTTCAAGCCACCAAGATTCAGCAtccagaaagaaaaacagagctGCGATTTAAGCATCACTAATGTGGAACCGTCAGATGAAGCCATGTATTACTGTGGATATAGAAAATTTTTAACAAGGTTTGGAAACGGGACTTTTTTATCAGTCAAGG GTGATGAAGATGTAAAACTCTCCGTGTTCCAGAGCAGTGTGTTGGACTCGGTTCCTGCAGGAGCGTCAGTGACTCTGCAGTGCTCGGTTCTCTCTGAGAGCAGAGCAGCAGAACTCCAAgtgctctggttcagagctGCTCCACCACAATCCCATCCTCAAAtcatttacactcatcacaACAGCAGCCATCAGTGTGAGAGCGGCTCTtctacacacacctgtgtgtacAACCTCTCCAAGAACATCCTCAGCCTTAATGATACTGGGACTTACTACTGCGCTGTGGCTGCGTGTGGGAAGATCATTTTTGGGAACGGAACACGAGTACAACTGA AATCCATTGATCCTGTTGTGATCTGCCTCTCTGCAGCTTTGGGAGTGTGTGTAGCTGTAATTTTTGCTCATTTTATAACCTGTAAATGGAGAAAGTTTGAACACTATAGTG AAATATCTCAAAATTCTATGGTAAAGACGGCACCAGATCAG TGTCACGGTGCCATGGAGCTGAATTTTGCTGCCTTACACTtacataaaaaaggaaagaaagaacgaGCTTATGATGTGCATACTGAAGTGATTTACTCTCCCTTTTCTTAG
- the LOC128531781 gene encoding uncharacterized protein LOC128531781, with translation MRRQVGSASLTKGFSQSTSQPEPAAPAQSMDFPEISFISVKSGESVSFNCPVVKSHNIARMVWFKQIFGEMPHKVGESATYKDIKMSAEFETLGYKMETNDKAISLTIPHVKRDDGGLYYCEILSWENLTLSNGTFLAVTGERQLSISVFQSSGLDSVPAGASVTLQCSVLSESRAAELQVLWFRAAPPQSHPQIIYTHHNSSHQCESGSSTHTCVYNFSKNILSLSDTGTYYCAVAACGKIIFGNGTQVQLERSPEFETFNPVVICLGSALVLCVILISVQAFYLCRRKICKQCREKITHEILKTETRNTQDHDSVELNYSSLHFSERKTTRMGDNQVKSQDSMYSEVKYSSIT, from the exons ATGAGGCGGCAGGTGGGTAGCGCGTCGCTTACAAAAGGCTTCAGCCAGAGCACTTCCCAGCCGGAGCCCGCAG cTCCAGCACAATCTATGGATTTTCCCGAAATATCATTTATTTCTGTGAAGTCTGGAGAAAGTGTTTCTTTTAACTGCCCAGTTGTGAAGTCTCATAATATAGCTCGTATGGTTTGGTTCAAACAAATATTTGGAGAGATGCCTCACAAAGTGGGAGAAAGTGCAACATATAAGGACATCAAAATGTCCGCTGAGTTTGAGACTTTGGGATATAAAATGGAGACGAATGATAAAGCCATATCTCTGACCATTCCACATGTGAAAAGAGATGATGGAGGACTTTACTACTGTGAGATATTAAGCTGGGAGAATCTTACTCTATCAAATGGAACTTTTTTGGCAGTAACag GTGAAAGACAGTTAAGCATCTCCGTGTTCCAGAGCAGTGGGTTGGACTCGGTTCCTGCAGGAGCGTCAGTGACTCTGCAGTGCTCGGTTCTCTCTGAGAGCAGAGCAGCAGAACTCCAAgtgctctggttcagagctGCTCCACCACAATCCCATCCTCAAAtcatttacactcatcacaACAGCAGCCATCAGTGTGAGAGCGGCTCTtctacacacacctgtgtgtacAACTTCTCCAAGAACATCCTCAGCCTCAGTGATACTGGGACTTACTACTGCGCTGTGGCCGCGTGTGGGAAGATCATTTTTGGGAACGGGACTCAAGTCCAATTAGAGAGGAGTCCAGAATTTG AAACGTTTAATCCTGTAGTGATCTGCCTGGGATCAGCATTGGTACTGTGTGTGATTCTGATCTCTGTTCAAGCTTTTTATCTCTGCAGAAGGAAAATCTGTAAACAATGCAGAG AAAAAATTACGCATGAAATTTTAAAGACAGAAACCAGAAACACTCAG gaTCATGACTCTGTGGAGTTGAATTACTCTTCCCTACACTTCAGTGAAAGGAAAACTACACGAATGGGAGACAATCAAGTTAAATCTCAAGACAGTATGTACTCTGAAGTGAAATATTCCAgcattacttaa